The Tistrella mobilis genome window below encodes:
- a CDS encoding tellurite resistance TerB family protein, which produces MDARKLLDQVMGAASSRSAQGGRLPSGHSSGGLPSGLGDMLGKVTGGARGGGGAKGGGTGGIGSMMGGFGGGAVTGGLVGLLFGNKKARKTMKKFGGGALGYGGAAVLGALAYRAWADWRSGKAPEAAVPARPDDAAAAEPAFRPLDTISDPAEAEGFAMAVLKAMIGVAKADGHIDAEERSRIFAEVERRDFDPETKAAIFQVLDAPVSIPDIAAAGTNEARAAEIWLAARLAVDADHPAERVWLDALAHGLKLPAPLVEHLDRQAVIGLNDPGQEMDPARN; this is translated from the coding sequence CGGCGTCGTCCCGCAGCGCGCAGGGCGGCAGGCTGCCCTCGGGCCATTCCTCCGGGGGGCTCCCCTCGGGGCTGGGCGACATGCTGGGCAAGGTGACCGGCGGTGCCAGGGGTGGCGGCGGTGCCAAGGGCGGCGGTACTGGCGGGATCGGCTCGATGATGGGCGGGTTCGGCGGCGGCGCCGTGACCGGCGGGCTGGTGGGGCTTCTGTTCGGCAACAAGAAGGCCCGCAAGACCATGAAGAAGTTCGGCGGCGGCGCGCTCGGCTATGGCGGCGCCGCGGTGCTGGGCGCGCTGGCCTATCGGGCCTGGGCCGACTGGCGGTCGGGCAAGGCGCCCGAGGCCGCGGTGCCGGCCCGGCCCGATGATGCGGCGGCGGCAGAGCCCGCCTTCCGGCCGCTGGACACGATCAGCGATCCGGCCGAGGCCGAGGGTTTCGCAATGGCGGTGCTGAAGGCGATGATCGGGGTGGCCAAGGCCGATGGCCATATCGATGCCGAAGAGCGCAGCCGGATCTTTGCCGAAGTGGAGCGCCGCGATTTCGACCCCGAAACCAAGGCGGCGATCTTCCAGGTGCTGGATGCCCCCGTCTCGATCCCCGACATCGCGGCTGCCGGCACCAACGAAGCCCGGGCGGCCGAGATCTGGCTGGCGGCGCGGCTGGCGGTGGATGCCGACCATCCGGCCGAACGGGTCTGGCTGGACGCGCTGGCCCATGGGCTGAAACTGCCGGCACCGCTGGTGGAGCATCTGGATCGCCAGGCGGTGATCGGTCTCAACGATCCGGGCCAGGAGATGGATCCGGCGCGGAACTGA
- a CDS encoding sugar-transfer associated ATP-grasp domain-containing protein has product MDVDLWRGLHGGYNPLPQRAASLLLARLGDPAAHVLLADKMAAAARLTAAGAVFPATPVVLSQGQSVDPDRLVPVAAAGAGLFVKPRHGHGGAGAFGLRHDGGGWQIDAQPVDATALAARLNRLLGADDLLVQEHLAPCTALADLATADRAPVLRLATARRPDEAPFLQSALLTVPVPDRHPRDFLHGGIQVPVDPASGRLAAGILLGAPRRPIPRLPWNNARLAGRTLPGFEDAVAMALGAMTALPGLALVHWDLIPSTCGMVMLEGNTGGNWILATLPGVFGLETASLPPLLRAWLPA; this is encoded by the coding sequence TTGGATGTCGATCTGTGGCGGGGACTGCATGGCGGTTACAACCCATTGCCGCAGAGGGCCGCCTCTCTGCTGCTCGCCCGGCTGGGCGATCCGGCCGCTCATGTCCTGCTTGCCGACAAGATGGCCGCAGCGGCACGGCTGACCGCAGCGGGTGCCGTTTTCCCGGCGACCCCGGTCGTGCTCTCGCAGGGACAGAGTGTCGATCCCGACCGGCTCGTTCCGGTCGCAGCGGCCGGCGCGGGGCTGTTCGTCAAACCGCGCCATGGCCATGGCGGTGCCGGTGCCTTCGGGCTTCGTCATGACGGCGGCGGCTGGCAGATCGACGCTCAGCCGGTCGATGCCACGGCCCTGGCTGCCCGGCTGAACCGACTGCTGGGGGCCGATGACCTGCTGGTCCAGGAACATCTTGCACCCTGTACCGCCCTCGCCGATCTGGCCACGGCGGACCGTGCACCCGTCCTCCGGCTGGCCACCGCCCGACGCCCCGACGAGGCGCCCTTCCTGCAGTCAGCCCTGCTGACGGTCCCGGTTCCGGACCGCCACCCGCGCGACTTCCTGCACGGCGGCATCCAGGTACCGGTCGATCCCGCAAGTGGCCGCCTTGCCGCCGGCATCCTGCTGGGCGCCCCGCGCCGTCCGATACCCCGCCTGCCCTGGAACAACGCCCGTCTCGCGGGGCGCACTCTTCCGGGCTTCGAAGATGCCGTTGCCATGGCTCTCGGCGCCATGACCGCCCTGCCGGGACTGGCCCTGGTGCACTGGGATCTGATCCCCTCCACCTGCGGCATGGTGATGCTGGAGGGCAATACCGGCGGCAACTGGATCCTTGCCACGCTGCCGGGCGTGTTCGGCCTGGAGACAGCCTCCCTGCCACCGCTGCTCAGGGCATGGCTTCCGGCTTGA
- a CDS encoding LysR family transcriptional regulator translates to MTDFDPVQLRRLDPTLLLVLDEALKHRRLTLVAERLGLTPSAISHALGRLRDIYGDPLFLRRAGGIEPTPVALALAGPVRAALDALAATIGTARGFDPRTAQRVFRVAAFDNTISVIGPRLLAGLAAEAPGLGLAFVSFGRVRAVRALLEGEVDLMIGLASYDPGRLICRVLFHEGYMLAARHGHPAFVDGPPDLRTYTGLAHILVSAAGDLTGTIDEVLAERGLSRRVVAAVPHFMGALAVVADSDLVATLPERVARHHAARFGVALHPPPLPLAGYDLGVMRRAASAPDPGLDWLEARIDAAISSAPDPSPGPDR, encoded by the coding sequence ATGACCGATTTCGATCCTGTTCAACTTCGCAGGCTGGACCCGACCCTGCTGCTGGTGCTCGACGAGGCGCTGAAGCACCGCCGGCTGACCCTCGTCGCCGAGCGGCTGGGCCTCACCCCCTCGGCCATCAGCCATGCGCTGGGGCGGTTGCGCGACATCTATGGCGACCCGCTCTTTCTGCGCCGCGCCGGCGGCATCGAGCCCACCCCCGTGGCACTGGCCCTGGCCGGCCCCGTACGTGCCGCGCTCGATGCGCTCGCCGCCACCATCGGCACGGCACGCGGCTTCGACCCGCGCACCGCGCAGCGGGTGTTCCGGGTGGCTGCCTTCGACAACACGATTTCGGTGATCGGCCCACGGCTGCTCGCCGGGCTTGCGGCCGAGGCACCGGGCCTCGGCCTCGCCTTCGTCAGCTTCGGGCGGGTCCGGGCGGTCCGCGCCCTGCTGGAGGGCGAGGTGGATCTGATGATCGGGCTTGCCAGCTATGATCCCGGCCGGCTGATCTGCCGGGTGCTGTTTCATGAAGGCTATATGCTGGCCGCGCGCCACGGCCATCCGGCCTTCGTCGACGGCCCGCCCGACCTGCGCACCTATACCGGCCTCGCCCATATCCTGGTCTCGGCCGCAGGCGACCTCACCGGCACCATCGACGAGGTGCTGGCGGAACGCGGCCTGTCGCGCCGGGTGGTTGCGGCCGTGCCCCATTTCATGGGGGCGCTTGCGGTGGTCGCCGACAGTGACCTGGTCGCCACCCTGCCGGAGCGTGTGGCCCGCCACCATGCCGCACGGTTCGGCGTGGCGCTCCACCCGCCACCGCTGCCGCTGGCCGGCTATGATCTGGGCGTCATGCGCCGCGCCGCTTCCGCGCCCGATCCGGGCCTCGACTGGCTCGAAGCCCGGATCGATGCCGCGATCAGTTCCGCGCCGGATCCATCTCCTGGCCCGGATCGTTGA
- a CDS encoding NAD(P)H-dependent oxidoreductase — translation MHALIVLSHPEPQSFNAAMARRAAAALTQAGHTVDLADLHAEGFDPVSDRRNFTTTADPAYLKLQAEEMQATGAGGFAPDLERQIARLEAADLLILQFPLWWFGLPAMLKGWVDRSFAMGRIYGDGRMYDTGRFRGRRALLSLTTGGAPAGYTPDGLHGDIDGVLRPIRRGILEFVGFEVLASEVVWQPARLTGAERAAALDRWAARLAKIGTEAPQGAGRY, via the coding sequence ATGCATGCCCTCATCGTTCTGTCTCATCCCGAACCGCAGAGCTTCAACGCCGCCATGGCCCGGCGGGCCGCCGCCGCGCTGACGCAGGCCGGCCATACGGTCGATCTGGCCGATCTCCATGCCGAAGGCTTCGATCCGGTCTCGGACCGGCGGAATTTCACCACCACCGCCGATCCCGCCTATCTGAAGCTTCAGGCGGAAGAGATGCAAGCCACCGGCGCGGGCGGTTTCGCGCCCGATCTGGAGCGCCAGATCGCCCGGCTGGAGGCGGCGGACCTGCTGATCCTGCAGTTTCCGCTCTGGTGGTTCGGCCTGCCGGCGATGCTGAAGGGCTGGGTGGATCGCAGCTTCGCCATGGGCCGGATCTATGGCGACGGGCGGATGTACGACACCGGCCGGTTCCGCGGCCGGCGGGCGCTGCTGTCGCTGACCACCGGCGGTGCCCCGGCGGGCTATACGCCGGACGGGCTGCATGGCGATATCGACGGCGTGCTCCGCCCCATCCGCCGCGGCATTCTGGAATTCGTGGGCTTCGAGGTGCTCGCGTCGGAAGTGGTCTGGCAGCCGGCCCGGCTGACCGGGGCCGAGCGCGCGGCAGCGCTGGACCGCTGGGCGGCGCGGCTGGCGAAGATCGGGACGGAGGCGCCCCAGGGCGCCGGGCGGTACTGA
- a CDS encoding MFS transporter: MASGLRERPAYPAAGLAPDILMLDLARAAQGLAAAAALAGGMTALAQTVDGPARLRAFSLVGTAFGVGLAFGPIASGAIIDAAGWRMIFALVAALGLAACLAGARALTESRDRAAACA; the protein is encoded by the coding sequence ATGGCTTCCGGCTTGAGGGAACGCCCCGCTTACCCCGCGGCCGGGCTCGCCCCCGACATCCTCATGCTCGATCTCGCCCGCGCCGCCCAGGGGCTGGCGGCAGCCGCCGCCTTGGCGGGCGGCATGACGGCCCTGGCCCAGACAGTCGACGGGCCTGCGCGGCTCAGGGCCTTCAGCCTGGTCGGCACCGCCTTCGGCGTCGGCCTCGCCTTCGGGCCGATCGCCTCGGGCGCGATCATCGATGCCGCGGGCTGGCGCATGATCTTCGCGCTGGTGGCGGCACTCGGCCTCGCCGCCTGCCTTGCCGGCGCCCGGGCGCTGACCGAAAGCCGCGACCGCGCCGCCGCCTGCGCCTGA